Proteins co-encoded in one Armatimonadota bacterium genomic window:
- the dnaX gene encoding DNA polymerase III subunit gamma/tau, producing the protein MAYVSLYRKYRSQTFEEVMGQEHITRTLQNAIKLGKIGHAYLFCGTRGTGKTTTARLLAKALNCEKGPTPNPCNECAACKSINEGTAIDIIEMDAASNRGVDDVAKIRENVKFPPMALRYKVFIIDEAHQLSGDAKDAFLKTLEEPPSYVIFVLATTEPHKIPITIRSRCQQFDFRRGSIADIRARLAYVANSEGIKAEDAALDLIALNADGSWRDGLSLMEQVLAYTDGELRVDDVYKVLGTVTQDFLFRMADVIAEGDEPGAFEMAAEAVASGKDLRQLLRSLAEHFRNLLFASVTKDQYVLGTSKEASERLAQQAAKFKKAELINLVETFLEAEREARLSDQHRLITEMAFLKAIRIANPQQAKIAVPASAPSEPSQTTSQPDRREKPTSTQPEIRQARPASSAKQATDEKKIPEFDTILEKWNQVLQHVRSISLPAHVLFSESKPAAIRGNALVLHFKHEGHCVLIMNEKEKPDTPSKRRAFQMAFERVFGTPNIPIICETASEQAAPRRTIPKPEEEEDLPDPFQEPAAATDDNETLRSVLDMFEGELVDD; encoded by the coding sequence ATGGCATACGTCTCACTCTACAGAAAATACAGGTCGCAAACTTTCGAAGAGGTAATGGGGCAGGAGCACATCACCAGGACCCTTCAGAACGCCATCAAACTCGGGAAAATTGGACACGCATATTTATTTTGCGGGACAAGGGGCACTGGGAAAACCACAACAGCTCGCTTGCTTGCCAAGGCTCTCAATTGTGAGAAGGGACCAACTCCAAATCCCTGCAACGAATGTGCCGCATGCAAAAGCATAAATGAGGGAACGGCAATCGATATTATCGAGATGGATGCTGCATCCAACCGTGGAGTTGACGATGTTGCAAAGATTCGCGAGAACGTAAAATTTCCCCCGATGGCTCTTCGCTACAAGGTTTTTATCATCGATGAGGCACACCAGCTTTCAGGTGACGCAAAAGATGCATTCCTTAAAACGTTGGAAGAGCCTCCATCCTATGTCATTTTTGTCCTTGCAACTACCGAGCCCCATAAAATACCAATTACCATCAGGTCTAGATGTCAGCAATTTGACTTTCGACGTGGGTCGATTGCAGATATCCGAGCTAGGCTTGCTTATGTGGCAAATAGCGAAGGCATCAAAGCCGAAGATGCAGCACTTGACCTCATTGCCCTAAATGCAGACGGTTCGTGGCGAGATGGATTAAGCCTAATGGAACAAGTGCTTGCCTATACGGATGGCGAGCTCCGAGTAGATGACGTCTACAAAGTTCTTGGCACAGTTACCCAGGATTTTCTATTCCGAATGGCCGATGTCATCGCCGAAGGAGACGAGCCCGGGGCATTCGAGATGGCAGCAGAGGCGGTGGCATCTGGAAAAGACCTGCGCCAACTTCTCCGTTCTCTTGCTGAGCACTTTCGAAACCTTCTATTCGCTTCAGTAACCAAGGACCAGTATGTGCTCGGCACAAGCAAGGAAGCATCAGAAAGGTTGGCTCAGCAAGCAGCAAAATTCAAAAAGGCCGAATTAATAAACCTTGTAGAGACATTCTTGGAAGCTGAGCGTGAGGCCCGCTTAAGCGACCAACACCGTCTCATCACCGAGATGGCATTTCTAAAAGCAATCAGAATCGCCAATCCTCAGCAAGCTAAGATAGCTGTTCCTGCCTCTGCGCCGAGCGAACCATCCCAAACGACTTCACAGCCCGACAGGCGTGAGAAGCCAACATCGACTCAGCCTGAAATCCGACAAGCAAGACCTGCATCTTCGGCAAAACAAGCAACCGACGAGAAAAAAATACCAGAATTTGATACAATATTGGAAAAATGGAACCAGGTTCTCCAACACGTTCGGAGCATAAGTCTGCCGGCGCACGTACTCTTCAGTGAGAGCAAACCGGCGGCTATACGTGGAAATGCACTTGTCTTGCACTTCAAACACGAAGGGCACTGTGTATTAATAATGAACGAGAAGGAGAAGCCTGACACTCCATCAAAACGGCGTGCGTTCCAAATGGCTTTTGAACGAGTTTTTGGGACACCGAACATTCCGATAATTTGCGAGACAGCGTCCGAACAAGCAGCTCCTAGGCGGACGATCCCAAAGCCAGAGGAAGAGGAAGACTTGCCGGACCCATTCCAAGAGCCAGCTGCAGCTACTGATGACAACGAAACACTTCGCAGCGTGCTCGATATGTTCGAAGGAGAGCTTGTGGACGACTAA